Proteins co-encoded in one Brassica oleracea var. oleracea cultivar TO1000 chromosome C4, BOL, whole genome shotgun sequence genomic window:
- the LOC106339701 gene encoding protein IQ-DOMAIN 1, giving the protein MGKSWFAVVKKAFTPRPKQTKDEQKPHKAKKWFGKSKKLDVTTPGVAGSLPSNTLCVAREAKLKEIEEEQSRHAYSVAVATAAAADAAVAAAQAAAEVVRLTAVSRFPGKSKEDIAAIKIQTAFRGYMARRALRALRGLVRLKSLVQGKGVRRQATSTLQSMQTLARLQYQIRERRLRLSEDKQACARKLQQKHNKEFAKIGGNWDDSTLSRERVEANMLNKQVATMRREKALAYAYTHQNTWKSSSISQTFMDPNNPHWGWSWLERWMAARPNENQSVTLTPDTADKTSSAANSVASRARSEIIPRGRKPSPRRITPPSSRRMSSPGVRQAPSGDEDSKSRLSIQSEQPGNRRHSIGGSLPSTRDDESSIASSSVSQSVPGYMALTQAAKARARLSNLSPLGLEKTAKKRLSFSDSPNKTVRRFSGPPKLESSGNNKSKDTVLA; this is encoded by the exons ATGGGTAAGAGTTGGTTTGCTGTTGTGAAGAAGGCCTTCACTCCCAGACCAAAACAAACAAAAGATGAACAG AAGCCACATAAGGCCAAGAAGTGGTTTGGTAAATCCAAGAAGTTGGATGTCACCACTCCTGGTGTAGCTGGTTCATTGCCTAGCAACACTCTTTGTGTTGCTAGAGAAGCGAAACTAAAGGAGATCGAGGAGGAACAGAGCAGACATGCTTACTCTGTGGCTGTTGCAACTGCTGCTGCCGCAGATGCAGCTGTTGCAGCTGCTCAAGCTGCAGCTGAAGTTGTTCGTCTCACTGCGGTATCACGTTTCCCTGGGAAATCAAAGGAAGATATTGCTGCTATCAAGATTCAGACAGCATTTAGAGGTTATATG GCAAGGAGAGCGTTGCGTGCGTTGAGAGGACTTGTGAGGCTAAAGTCTCTAGTGCAAGGGAAAGGTGTAAGACGTCAAGCCACATCAACATTGCAGAGCATGCAAACACTAGCTAGATTACAATATCAGATTCGTGAGAGAAGGCTACGGTTGTCAGAGGATAAGCAAGCTTGTGCAAGAAAGCTCCAACAGAAACACAATAAAGAGTTTGCTAAG ATTGGAGGAAACTGGGATGATAGCACACTGTCTAGGGAGAGAGTTGAAGCAAACATGTTGAACAAGCAAGTAGCAACAATGAGAAGAGAAAAAGCACTTGCATATGCATACACTCATCAG AATACGTGGAAAAGCTCATCTATTTCACAAACATTCATGGATCCGAACAACCCGCATTGGGGCTGGAGCTGGCTAGAACGTTGGATGGCTGCACGACCAAATGAGAACCAGTCAGTCACACTCACACCAGACACCGCTGACAAAACCTCTTCTGCTGCCAATAGTGTAGCAAGCCGTGCCAGGTCTGAGATAATCCCACGCGGCAGAAAGCCTTCACCGAGACGAATCACACCACCGAGTAGTCGAAGAATGTCAAGCCCTGGAGTGAGGCAAGCCCCAAGTGGGGATGAAGACTCGAAGAGCAGGTTGAGTATCCAATCAGAACAGCCTGGCAACCGTAGGCATAGCATTGGCGGGTCATTGCCATCCACTAGAGATGATGAGAGCAGTATCGCTAGTAGTAGTGTCTCTCAGTCAGTTCCGGGCTACATGGCGCTTACACAAGCAGCTAAAGCGAGAGCACGGCTCTCAAACCTTAGTCCTTTGGGCTTAGAGAAGACGGCGAAAAAGCGGCTTTCGTTCTCTGACTCTCCTAATAAGACTGTAAGACGGTTTTCAGGTCCTCCTAAGCTGGAAAGCAGTGGTAACAATAAAAGTAAAGATACTGTTCTTGCTTAA